The Streptomyces sp. WZ-12 genome segment TCCAGGAGGCCGCGAAGGGTTTTGGCCGGCGGTTCGGCTCCGATGACATCGAAGTGCGGCGGTGCCTCTACTACGAGGCCGAGTGTCGTATGGAGCTTGGCGAGACCAGCGCTGCCGTCGCTGCCTTCACCGCGTATGTGCAGGTCGGCCCGGACGAGAGCGACGAGGACGCCGTCGACCGCCATCTGGAAGCGCTCGCCCAGATCATGCGTCTCGAGGCGGGATCCGAGCGGTTCCCGCAGGCGCGGGCCGCCGCGATTGCCCTCCGCGACGCGACGCGGCGCTATCGCGGGCTGGACGCCCCAGAGCTCGCTGACATCGACGGGTTCATCCAGCGACTGAAGCGGTTCGAGTAAGCGCGGCGTAGAAAGGGGTTCTCGGAGGCACGCGGTCCGTTTCCCCCTACGACCGCTCAGGGCCCCGCCGCGCACCCGACGACAAAGGACCATGCGGTAGCTTCAACGGCCAGCTGCAGGCTGCGGTCTCCTCCTCATCGCAGCTGCGGCAGCCCACTGGGGAAGGCGCCGCGCCCCATCGGGAAAACGGCTCGGGCTGAGATCGACGCCGACGCCAGCCCGACGCCGTAACCGTCCCGTCAGTCCTCGTCGTTCTGGCTGTCCAGCCACTCGGTGGCCAGCTCGTACAGATTCCGCTTGCCGTCGGGAGTCCAGCGCGCCGGTGCCTGTACCGAGGTCGGGGCCTCGTCCCATCCAGCAAGTTCCCAGATACGAAGGACCAACTTGTTGGCGGAGTAGTGCTGACCATCGTAGGCCCAGAGAAGCGGCTTGCTGCGGTCGTTCTGCCAGATCGCCTGCGCCCTGCGGGAGTCGGCTGCGATCCATTCCTTCACGGCACGAGCCTCGGGAACATTGCCCGGGATGTACGTCAGGGGAGTGCTGTCCGCAAGCAACCCTGCATTGACCAACGTCGGCACCGTGTCGGGACGCCGCGCCCTCCGAGTCCTCTGAGCGGGCGGCTGGTAGTTCTCGGGCAGCTTCGGTACGGGCCGACGACTGCGCACATCTGGCAGGACGAGGCGGGCAAGCTCCCGGCACTTGGTCTCGTTGGTGAACGTACTCGTGAGGAAGGATGTGGGACCGAACCTCGCATCGACATGGTGGATCAGCCACGAGAGTACGGCCCCGGCGAGGTCGGGAACCGCCGCGATCACCGCCTCCAGGTTGTACGCCGGTTCGTCGATGTCATCGATGTCGAGAAGCTGGAACACGAGGTGGGCAACCAGCAGGTCACCTCGCTGAGCCGTATCCGCGGCCCGTCCGTACACACGCTTGCGCAATGCGTCGAGTGCCTCGCCGACGGCCCGGTGGATGCACACACTGCGCCATATTCGGAACGCACTCGGGATCTCGCCGAACAGCCGTGGATAGGCCCCGCTCCGGCCCCGCTCCCACAACAGGTCCGTGTCCCGCTTGGCACGGACGGTGAGCTCGGGGGTCCGATGGGCGCAGGCCAGGGCGATCGCCGCGTGGACCACGGAGCATCCCGATTCCGGCGCGGGATCAGCTTCCCCTCGCTTGAAGACGTACAACTTCTGCAGCGAGAGGTCGAAGTCCTCGCGGATCAGCTCTTGGGCGTTGTCGAGGGCAACGAAATCCCGCTGGGACACGTCGTTCTGAGTGTTCGTAGTCTCCGTGATCCGAGCTGCGTACCGTCCTCGCTCGGCTCCGAGCGAGATGACCTTGACGGTGACATCGGCATCGTCAACAGTCTCCGGAGTCAGCTCCCTCGCTTTGTGGATCTCGGTCACCGTCTGCGCTCCGTTGACGACGCTGGCGCGCCTCAACCTCAGCTCGACCGTTTCATCTGGGCGTCGTCTGCCCGGCCAGTTTGGCTCGATCTCGTCACACAGAATGGTGATTCCGTTGTTGAAGTACCAGAAGTTGTCCGGTTCTTCGCTGAGGGTGATCTGAATGCCGGAGTTGATTCGCGTGAGCCCCAGGGACTTGCGGATGTTCTCGTCGTAGAGGCGATCCCCATGCTTCTCGTACCATTGCGCGACCTCGGAGGCCGCGACCGACCCCTGATAGGCCATGAACGGCATGTCCCTCTTGATCCACTGCGGCATGCGGACAGTGATGTCGACCGGCTCCGGAGCGCGGTCACTCTTCAGCTGCTGAAGCAGCTCGCCCGCACCCATGAGCCTGTAGTCCAGCATCGGCCCGAGACCGAAATGGTCATCGGCCGCCCGTTCCAGGACCGCTTCCGTATCTTTGTGGAGCGGGTCGTTGCCGACGACCGCGATCACCAAGGTGATCTTGAGCCGAGTGTCCGTGAGAGCCGAATCCAGCCGGGCGGTGAAGGGGAGCAGTTTGTCATTGAAGAGATCGAACCTGCGCTGTTCCAACAGGCTCAACCCGTCGATGAAGGCACGTGCGGCGTGGGTGTCAAAGCCGGCCGTACCCGAGTCCTTCCACTTCGCCTGGACGAGCCAGACCTGAGCGCCGTCGGTCACGGCCACGGCGTCGATGCCGTTGTCCCGGCTGCCGTCGATCACGGCTTCCGCGCATGCCTTGTGATCCCAGCCGGTCACCCGGCGGATAGCAGTCGCAGCCACCGCTCGGGACAGGAACGCCCGATCCCGCTCCACCTCGGAATTCCGTTGGAGGTCGCTCTCGTCGATGAGCCCCCGGTATCCCCGGATCAATGCCTCGCGGATCTGGTGCAGCTCCAGCGCCGTCGTCTTGATGGGTCCTCGCCCCGTATGGCCCACAGTCAGCTCTCCCCGCCCGTTCCCGTACCCTTGATCGCCCCGCTGACCAAGCGTATCCGGGCCATGCTGGATCGGCCCGGTCAGGCCAGCCGATCTGCCCGTCCGGCCACAGGCTTTCCCATGTGTTCATGAGGGCGGCGGTGGATCCGGCGCTCCAGCGCAGGACGGTGGACCAGGCCGGTGGGGTGATTCCTCAGGCGGCCAGGCGGGCATCGACGCACGAGACCGCCAAGTTAACGGTGTAACTGGTGTGGTTGTTGGGTCAGATGCGGGTTGCTGAGAGGCGGCCATCGAAGGCGATGTCGAATGCTTGCAATGCTCGCTTCCAGCGGGTGACCACCGCTTGCGGCCCTTCCCGCTGGGGTCGAGGCTCATCACCGCCCGCGAGGGCCACGTCCTCCCTCACCGCGCGGGCGAGGTGGAGGCCGGGCCCGCCGAGGTGTCGGTGCTGTGCGGCGACGGCCGCCGCCTGCGCCTGGAGGACGTCGAGATCGACGGACGACGTGGCGCACCCTGCGACTTCCCGCACGTCTTGCACTACAGCGTCGTCCTCACCCAGCTCGAAGGGCACCAGTGAACATACTCATCCTCGGCGCGGGCGGCTTCATCTGCCACCACCTCACCCGTGCCGTGCTGACACGCACCGAATGGCATGTCCGCGCACTGGACCTGCGCACCGACCGCCTCGCGGATGTGGCGGGCCACCCCCGGCTCGGCCTGCGCACCGGCGACGTCTTCACGTACCCGGACTGGATCGAACGGCAACTGCGCTGGGCGGCCGCGGATCCTGACCGAGGACTGCTCTCCGCGCCAGCGGAGGCGAACCGAAGCCGATCCCGCCGTTGACCTGGGACGCGCTCCCTTCTCCGTGCAGGCCGAGGTGGAACCGACCGCGAACGCGGCGGCCTGGGCGGCGGCTTCCCCTTTTCCGCGCGGGCGGAGGTGAACTGGCCAACAATTGCACCGGGGGGAAGCGGCCGTGCCCGTCTCTGGGCAGACGGGGGTGAACCACCCTGCTGGGAAGAGCCACCTTGGTCCAGGAGCCGTGCTCTCCGCGGGACTGGAGAGCACGGCTCCTACCTTCTGCAGCCTGACATCGGTGGATGGATCAGTGGGGCGTGGTGCGTGGGGGCTGGGTTCTGCTCTCCGGTCGGCGAGAGCCGGGGAGGTGCTGGGGCGGAGAGGGCGGTGTTGCAGGTTCGAGGACGACGGCGCCGGCTTCGCGGGCTAGATGATCGATTCCAAGGGATCGGCTGCGCGCACAAGGGGAGGGAGTCCAACGTCAGTGTGTGAAGACAGAGTTGGACTCCCTCGCCACCGCACTCTATGTGAAGACCGACGACCTGCTGAAGGCATCACCGCATCTGGCGCCCTGGCGTCCGGCGGTCGGGATCGCTCCGCGACTGACCGATGCCGAGCTGGTCACGCTCGCCATGGTGCAGGCGATGTTGGGCTTCACCTCCGAGGCCAAGTGGCTTCGCCATGCCCGCTCCCACCTGCGGCATCTCTTCCCCTACCTACCGCAGCAGCCCGGCTACAACAAGCGCCTGCGCAAGGCCGCCGAGTTGCTGCTGCGGCGGGTGACGCGGCTGCTGGCCACCGACACCTCCGTATGGAGCGACGACGTGTGGATCGTGGATTCCACGCCGGTGGAGTGCGGACGCTCCCGCGAGACCGTCAAACGCTCCGACCTGGCCGGATGGGCCGAGTACGGATACTGCGCCAGCCACAGCCGCTTCTTCTGGGCCTGCGCCTGCACCTGGTGTGTACCTGCAGGGCCTGCCGATCGCCTTCGCCCTGACCGGAGCCAAGGCCGACGAACGCGAGACCTTGCTGGACCTGCTCGCCTCCGAATTGCACCTCGTCGCCGCCCGGCCTGGACAGACGCTGATCGGCGACAAGAACTACTTCGGCCGCGACTTCGAGCACCAGTTGGCCGAGCAGGACATCCGGCTGCTGCGGCCGGCCCGCAAGGGTGAGCCGGAACGGCCCGGGACCCCACTGTTCAAGCCGTTGCGGCAGGTCATCGAGTCGCTCAACGAGACCTTCAAGGGCCAGCTCAACCTCGAACAGCACCGAGGCCGCACACCGGCCGGCGTGATCGCCCGCGTCATGCACCGCATCCTCGCCCTCACCACCGCGATCTGGCACAACGACCACACCGGCCAGCTCGTCCTGCGCTCACTGACCGCCTATGACCACTAAAAAACCTTGGAATCGATCATCTAGTCCTTGCCCGGCGGGACGCCGGAGTCCTCGACCCGGACGAAACCCAACTCCTGGAAAACACCCTCACCACCCTCCTGGGCCCCGACCTCCTCCACGCCCTCGCAGGCATCTGGAAAGCCGCCCACGCCACCGGCGACGAAGACGGGCAGACGATGATGGAACATAGCCACGCCTGGTGCCAGGCCCTGGGCACCACCCCCACCAACCCACCCCCGCCACCACACCCCACAGGCAGCGGCGCGGGGGAACTGGCCGCAGCGGTCAGCAAGGTGGTCGCCCATGTACAGGTCAACGAGGCCGCCCAGGCCGCCGCCGAGGCACGGGTCGCCGCCGCCCGCGCGGCCCGCGCACAGGCCAAGGCCAACCAGGCCGCCCAGGCACGGCAGGCAGCCAAGACCGCCGAGAAGGTCTTCAACCCCAGCGGACGCCCCTACACCCCCAACTCCAGCAAGCGGCAAGGTCGTTCGCCAGTGACTGGCAGCCGGGCACCCGAAGCCGGGGAGAAGGCGGCCGCCGGACGGCTGGCAAGGGTCCTGCGGGCCGCCGCCTACCGCGAACGCACCACCACCGTCACTACCTCCGCCGCCCCACCCGGCCGCCTCAACATGCGCCAAGCTCTGGCCGAGACGCCCAACGCGCAGCCGGCGCCACCCCCACCGCAACCCCTTGGACCCGCACCATCCACCGCCCCACCCCCACCCCACCCCTCCGGGTCGGGATCGCGGTCGACGTCTCCGGCTCCATGGACACCGCGACCGCACCCATCGCCTCCGCCACCTGGATCCTGGCCAAGGCCACCGCCCTGACCGACCCCGACTCCCGCACCGCCACCATCGCCTACCACCGCTCCCTCACCGCCATCACCACCCCCTCACGCACCCCCACCCGCGTCACCCAGTTCACCGCCCAAGGCGGCGGTCACTGCCTCGCCGAAGCCACCGACGCCCTCACCGCCACCCTCCACCTCGACCACCCCGGAGCAGGCCGCCTCCTCGTCATCGCCTCCGACGGCCGCTACCAACCCGACGAAGCCACCCGCGCCACCACCCGCATCACCAACCTCCGCAAAGCAGGTTGCGCGGTCCTCTGGCTCCCCTTCGCCCCCAACCCCCACCCCCTGCCCGGCACCACCCTCCTGGAACTCACCAACCCGACCCAGGCCATCACCGCCATCGCCAAAGCCGCCACCACCGCCCTCACCACCACCAACCCCTAACCCCCACCGGGTGCCGCCCCAGCCCTGTCCAGGGCGGCACCCCCCAACCTCAACCAACGTCGCTGCCCGAGCCCGCACTTGCCCAGTCATTGGAAGGCCCTAACCGCAACTGTCGGCGGACGGCAACGTCGCCGGCCCCGGCCCCACTCTGGCCGGCGTGCTGGTGGCGCAGTTCGACGGCCGCATCACGCTGCCATGTTCACCGCCGCCATCGCCTCATGCGTCCCCACCGGCATGGCCAACTCCCTTCAGGGCCTGGCCATCCGCAACCTCATCCACAATCGTGTTCCACCCGAAGTACGTCGCCGGGCCTTCATCTTCTCCGACGCAGCTCTCAACGGCGCCAACCTGACCGGCATCGCGCTGGGTGGCCCGGCAGCCGGCCAGCTGGGCGGAGTCGGTGCTCTCCAACTGGCCGGAGTCGGAACCCTTGTGGTGAGCCTGATCGCCGTCCCCGTTCTGGCCCGCGCCCCTCAAACGGCGATGGGGGCGGAGGGTCCGGCTGGTCGTGAAACGCTTCGAGGCCGGTGGACTCGTATGCGGGACCTTGGGGAGGCCGTCAAGAATGCGTGAAATCGGTGCCCCGCAAACGCAGTCTGTGTGGCTCGTCCACCTACGCTCGCCGAGTGGTCTGATCGCATACAGCTTCATCAGGGGGAATTGCGGTGCCGCATGAGCATTTTTCGATTCATCCCGAGCCTGTCACGGCTCTGGCCAAGGACTTCACCGCCTCCGCTGACCATCTCGACAGCCGCGTCAGTGACTTCGCCAAGCGGGCGGAGAACGTGGACGACGCCTTCGGCGTGATGTCGGAGTCCACCGAAGTCCTCTCCCAGTACGTGGAGATGACCCGTCATACCGCGACGAGCCTTCAAGAGTTATGCACCGGTCTGCGGAACTACGGCTCCGGCCTCCACCACACTATGGCCTCCTACCAAGGAGCCGACATCGCGCAGGCTCAGCAGTTCGGAGGCAACTGACATGGCAGGGCAACAGCAGGAGCAGCAGCCGCAGATCGAGAAGAGCTTCGACCTGTTCAACCCTGGTGGGGACCCGTCTGTCCTGCGGGCCTGTGCCGAGGCATGGCGGGGCATGGCCCATGACTTGAAGAGCACCATCGAGACCCAGAACCAGGAAGTCACCCGACTCGGTGACAACTGGACGGGCACCGCCGCTGATGCTTTCCACGCTCACTGGAACCACACCAGAGGCCAGGTAGAGAAGGCATTGCCCCAGTTCGAGACTGTGGCCAAGCAACTGGACACCACTGCGGATGCGATCCAGAAGGCCAACGACGAGGTCCAGCGCGTGGTCGAGGAGATCCTGGTCACGGCGGCGATCGGCATCGGCCTGTCGGTGGTGACTGCCGGCTTCTCTGACGCCATCGCGGCGGGCGCAGCCGAGATGGAGATCGCAGAGGCGACAACGGAGATCGGCCGGCTCGGCCGCCTCCTGATCGGGGCTGCCAAGGCGATTGAGAAGGTGAAGGAGGCGATGAAGGCGAACAAGATGCTTAAGTTCGGCATCGAGTTCGGCAAGAACACCGGAGCCAACTTCACTGGAAACGTCTTGGGACAGTCCCTGTCAGGGCACAAGGTTACCTGGGCCCAAGACTTCCAGGATGCCGCCATCGCCGGGGGCGTGAGCGCGGGATTCTCGGAAGTCGGGGGGAGGGTTGGGCAGAGGTTGGAGGATTGGTCGCGCAGTTCCGGGGGGCATGGAGCATCGTGGGCTCCCGGCAAGGCCATAGGTGCGGGACTGGATGGCAGGAACCTGCTTGGCAGGACAGTGATGGAAGGTGTGGGCAGCGCGGGTGGGCAGGCCGCCGCGGACGGTGGGGACATGCTGTTCGAGGGGGACGACAAGGACGTCTTGCGGGATATGGGCTTCAGCGGTGCCGCGGGAGCCGTTGGTGGGGCGGCAAACCACGCCGGCGACAAGGCTTTTGAGGACATCAGCGGCAAGCACCGCAAAGGCGGCCCAGCCGAATTTCCCGGCATACTACAGATCACCGCTGACGGAATCATCTACGGCATGGGCAACGAGGCCAACAACACAACAACACCGGACGATTGATCAATCGTGTTCGACGTTCACAAAAGCATCAAGCGCTTCCAGAACGACCCAGCCTGGACATATCGCAAGACGGCCCGCGACTACCTCGCCACGTTCGACCACCTTGGCTACCCGTTTAGTCTCGGCCCTGATGGCATCGCTATTCGCAACCTGCTCCAGGGGAGATTCCGCGGTCGGGACGTGAGCCTGTTCCACCTCCTTGCATGGCAGCGCAGTGGTAAGGCCAATGTCGCGTGGACCTATTCAGTGGCCGTAATCCCACTGCCTCGCGCCCTGCCGGCTACGGCCCTAACGTGGGGGCAACTGGCATCGTCCGTGCGGGCAGAAAAACGTTCTGCACTCAACCGTGTCACGGGCCGTGCCAGGGACTTGCCCGATCTCGGAACCCATCTCGTTAGTTACTGCGCCTCTGACCCTGACTTCGCGGTCCTCATCAGTAATTACGCCATGGAACGGCTCATGCACAAAGCCCGGATGGGCTGGCGCATCGAGGGCGACCGCGTGATCGGATGGACATCCGGGCGCAAGACCTACGAGGACATCCTCTCCCTCACCGAAACCCTCACGACCATCATCGAAGGCTTCCCCGAAGAGGCGTGGCACTGGCCCCAGCAGCAGGAATCCGGCAGCATTCCGCGCAGTGGGGCCGGTAGGCATCGCGCGCCCACCCGGGAAGGACTCGTCCGCCGAGCAGTGGATCCCAGCCGGTGGCCTCTGCAGCGACGGCCACGTCGCCAACCTGAACAACCGGATGACTGATGGTGGCCGAGGTGCACAGAGCACAAAGCCGACCCGCGAAGGCCCCCCGCTGGGGGGTCTCGCCTGTAGGGCCAACTGGCGCGCCCTCGCTTCTTGAGGGCGGTGTTGCTCGGCGATCCGACTGCGCGGCGGCAGACGCGGAAGTACGCCATCATGCTGGTGGATCTCGGAGGGACGGTCAGTGCGTAGCCGCCAGCAGCCGGGGTCCATCTGCCGTGGCTGAGGCGGCGGGTGACCGAGGTGACGGACGAGGACATGGCGCGGGATTACGACAGTCAGTTGCTGGAGTCGGTGGCGGTACGCCGTCGCAGGATGCGCGATGCCGTGTTGTTCGGCGCACAGCGGGGGCGGCGTACGGCGGATGAGCGGCTTGGGAAGGTGTTCGCGGGAATCGCGATCACCGCTGTCCTGTGTGCGGGGTGTGTGGGGTGGTCGTTCCTTCAGCACACGTTGGCGCAGCAGAAGGCGGAGCAGGACAAGCAGCAGCGACAGGTGCAGCAGTACGGAACGCCGACGCGGTCGGCGAAATCATAGAGAAGCACACAGATCAGATTCGGACAGGCTCTGCGGCGTCCAGGGACATGCACGAAGAGCTCCATGTACGGCAGGGGTCCCTGACATGGGGTCGGCGTGGAAGTCGGCAGCATGGGCCATGCTCGGTCGACCCCGGAGTACGTCAACGCCGCGATGGTAAGTTCCGGTGAGTGGTGAGCAAAGGAACGACTTCCAGGGGGCAGCTGAGTCGGGTGACGTTGGTCGGCGACCGGCGGCGGGCCGATGTCGTCCTGCTCTCCGACGTGCCGGTAGGGCAGCTGATCCCAGATATCTTGCAGTTGCTGGGCGATCGGCCTGCATCGCGGCCGACGGTACGACAGTTGATCACGTCCGACGGCTCCGCCCTCCCGCACGACAGCACGCTGGCGTCGGCCGGGATAGCCGACGGCGCCGTGCTTCGGCTCGTCACGGCGCACGCCGCGCCACCCGCCCCTGTGGTCCACGACGTCACCGATCAGGTCGCTGACGACCTCGACCTGCGGGCTTGGCGCTGGCGTCCCGCCGCGCGCCGGGCCAGCGCGGGTGTGGCGGCAGTTACGTTCATGGTGATCGCCGCGCTGATTGCCCGCCGTGAGTTTCCGCTCGGCGCGCTGGCCGGGGTACTGGCGGTCGTATCGTTCGGGCTTGCGGCGGCAGGTGCTCTTGTCGCCAAGGTCGGGCGGGGAAACCGGGGCCTGGCGACCGCGCTGTTGGTCGCCTCCGGAGGGCTTGGCGTTGTCGCCGCCTGGACGGCCGCCGATGCGTGCGGTTGGCCAAGTGCCGGGCGGCTTGCCGTCGTTGCGGGTGCGCTGGTGGTGATGCTGGGGGCCCTTGGTTACTTCTCGCCGCTCGGCAAGGGCGGGCTCGTGGGCGCCGCGGCCACGGCAGTGCTTGCCGTGGCGTGGGAGGCGGTGGCTGCCGTTCAGGGTGATGTGGCCCGGCTCGGCGCGGTCATGGCCGTCTTCTCCTTGGTGGTGCTTGGTCTGTTGCCGCGGCTGGCGCTGATGGCTTCGGGGCTGACCGCGCTGGATGACCGCCGCTCGGCCGGGGTGTCCATCAGCCGTCATCAGGTGGGTACCGCGCTGGCGGCGACACATCGCGGGCTCGTCCTGGCGACGACCGTGACGGCGGTTTCGGCGGCGGCTGCGGGCTGGTTGCTGACGTTGACGCAGCAGCCGAGCGCCTGGACCGTGGTGTTGGCCTCGCTCGTCGTGGTGGTGCTGGTGTCGAGGGCGCGGGCCTTCCCGCTGGTCGCCGAGGTCGTCGTGCTCCTGGCCGCCGCGTCGTGCCTTGTGGTGCGACTGGTAATGGTGTGGACGGAACATGCGGGAGGTGGCGGGCCGCTCGTCGTGCTGTGTGTGGCTGCGGTACTGCCGCTGGTTGTGTTGGCCGTGCAGGTTCCCGAGCATGTGCAGGTGCGGCTGCGACGCGTGGCTGATCTGGTCGAATCCATCGGCATGGTGGGGCTGTTCCCGCTCGCCGTCGGCGTGTTTGGTGTGTATGGGCAGTTGCTGCATCAGTTCTGACGATTCTGAGTCGATACGCAGGCGCTGCGGGCGGGCGACCGGGGTGGGGTGACGAGCAAGCATGCCGAACAGAGATGGTTGGCAGGGTGAGGTGCTGCGCGATCTGCGAGCCGACGCGCAGCGGGGTGCACAGGGCTCGGGCGGGCAGGCGTACAACGTCCCCGGGCCCGGTCTCGGCCTCCCCGCGGAGAGCAGCCAGGCGCCGGATGTTGTCGGTGGGGCTGGTGTGCCCCAACAGGCCGGCTACCCGCACCCCGGACAGGAGCAGCAGGCGGGCCACCAGGGCAGCCGGTCGCAACAGGCTGGCCACCAACACCAGTACCAGCAGCCGGCCCTGGCCGCGCACGCCCCGAACTCCCCACCGCACGCTGCGTCCAGCCCTCAGCCCACGGTGGAGGAAACGGCGGTCGACCTGGTGCGGCGCAAGCCGCAGCGCGGCGAGTCCTCCGCGGTACGTGCCGCGCGTGCGCTGCGTCGCGCGCTCTCGTCATCCGCCGCGCGCGAGGTCGCCGAGGTCACCCACACCGCCGCGGTGCTCCAGCAGCCCGTGACGACCGGTCGGCAGATCGCCGTGACGTCCATCCGGGGCGGCTCGGGCAAGTCGACCGTCGCCGCGCTGCTGGGCACCACGTATGCGCACTACCGTCAGGACCCGGCCCTCTTCCTGGAGGCCGATCCGGCGCTGGGCTCTCTCCCACTGCGGCTTGGTGCCGCGTCGCAGCGGTGGACCACGGGAGATATCGCGGACATCGTCAAGCCGGACATGTCGCTGCTCGACGTCACCGGCTATCTGGTCCAACTGCCCAACAACGCCTGGCTGCTTCCCGCGAGCCTGGGTCAGATCGGTGCGATGCTGGACAGCCGGGCGTACGAGCGGGCCGTGGTGGCGCTGCGTCGCTACTTCGGCGTGATGGTCATCGACTGCGAGACGCTGCCGGCCGAAGTGGCCCGGGTCGCGCTGGCCGCCGCCCATAGCCGGGTGCTGACTGCGCCGGCGACGCCGGAGGGCGTCACCAGTACGTACTCCGTGCTCCAGTGGATGCAGAAGCTGCCCCGACAGGTGATCGCCGGCACGGTCGTGGTGCTCTCTGAGATGATGCCGCGCTCGGGACTCGATCTCGACGAGGTGGCCCGACGACTCAAGTCCACAGGGGTAAGCGTCCAGATCCTGCCGTACGACCGGCACTTGGCCGCCGGCGGGCCGATCCAGACCGAGTTCCTCGCCGCCCCCACTAGAGAGGCCGCCGCGCGTATCGCCGCGGACGTCTTCCAGCTCTCCCAGACACGCTACTGACCGCCATGCCGTGCCCGACCGTGAACACCGGACGGCGAACCGTGAATGACGGACGACGACGATGAGTACCCGACTGATCCACCGCCCGGCCCGGACCACCCGGCCCCCGGCCGCCACCGAGGCGCGCGTCATCGAGCCGCCGCCCAATCTCCCTGAGGGCAAGGCGGGCAACATCGCGATGTCGCTGCTGCCGGTGGCCGGCGTGATGTCGTCGGTGGTGATGATGACGGTGGTGCGCAACAGCCAGTTCGCCGGGCTCGGCGCGATCATTCTCGTCGTCACCATCATGGGCACCATGGCGCTGGCCTTCTCCCAGCGGGGCAAGGCTCAGCGCGCCCGTCGCACCCAACGCGAGGCGTATCTGGCCTACTTGGAAGACCTCCGTGAGGAACTCTCCGCCGAGGAGCGCGGGC includes the following:
- a CDS encoding WXG100 family type VII secretion target, which encodes MAGQQQEQQPQIEKSFDLFNPGGDPSVLRACAEAWRGMAHDLKSTIETQNQEVTRLGDNWTGTAADAFHAHWNHTRGQVEKALPQFETVAKQLDTTADAIQKANDEVQRVVEEILVTAAIGIGLSVVTAGFSDAIAAGAAEMEIAEATTEIGRLGRLLIGAAKAIEKVKEAMKANKMLKFGIEFGKNTGANFTGNVLGQSLSGHKVTWAQDFQDAAIAGGVSAGFSEVGGRVGQRLEDWSRSSGGHGASWAPGKAIGAGLDGRNLLGRTVMEGVGSAGGQAAADGGDMLFEGDDKDVLRDMGFSGAAGAVGGAANHAGDKAFEDISGKHRKGGPAEFPGILQITADGIIYGMGNEANNTTTPDD
- a CDS encoding MinD/ParA family ATP-binding protein, coding for MPNRDGWQGEVLRDLRADAQRGAQGSGGQAYNVPGPGLGLPAESSQAPDVVGGAGVPQQAGYPHPGQEQQAGHQGSRSQQAGHQHQYQQPALAAHAPNSPPHAASSPQPTVEETAVDLVRRKPQRGESSAVRAARALRRALSSSAAREVAEVTHTAAVLQQPVTTGRQIAVTSIRGGSGKSTVAALLGTTYAHYRQDPALFLEADPALGSLPLRLGAASQRWTTGDIADIVKPDMSLLDVTGYLVQLPNNAWLLPASLGQIGAMLDSRAYERAVVALRRYFGVMVIDCETLPAEVARVALAAAHSRVLTAPATPEGVTSTYSVLQWMQKLPRQVIAGTVVVLSEMMPRSGLDLDEVARRLKSTGVSVQILPYDRHLAAGGPIQTEFLAAPTREAAARIAADVFQLSQTRY
- the eccD gene encoding type VII secretion integral membrane protein EccD, producing MVSKGTTSRGQLSRVTLVGDRRRADVVLLSDVPVGQLIPDILQLLGDRPASRPTVRQLITSDGSALPHDSTLASAGIADGAVLRLVTAHAAPPAPVVHDVTDQVADDLDLRAWRWRPAARRASAGVAAVTFMVIAALIARREFPLGALAGVLAVVSFGLAAAGALVAKVGRGNRGLATALLVASGGLGVVAAWTAADACGWPSAGRLAVVAGALVVMLGALGYFSPLGKGGLVGAAATAVLAVAWEAVAAVQGDVARLGAVMAVFSLVVLGLLPRLALMASGLTALDDRRSAGVSISRHQVGTALAATHRGLVLATTVTAVSAAAAGWLLTLTQQPSAWTVVLASLVVVVLVSRARAFPLVAEVVVLLAAASCLVVRLVMVWTEHAGGGGPLVVLCVAAVLPLVVLAVQVPEHVQVRLRRVADLVESIGMVGLFPLAVGVFGVYGQLLHQF
- a CDS encoding AIPR family protein → MGHTGRGPIKTTALELHQIREALIRGYRGLIDESDLQRNSEVERDRAFLSRAVAATAIRRVTGWDHKACAEAVIDGSRDNGIDAVAVTDGAQVWLVQAKWKDSGTAGFDTHAARAFIDGLSLLEQRRFDLFNDKLLPFTARLDSALTDTRLKITLVIAVVGNDPLHKDTEAVLERAADDHFGLGPMLDYRLMGAGELLQQLKSDRAPEPVDITVRMPQWIKRDMPFMAYQGSVAASEVAQWYEKHGDRLYDENIRKSLGLTRINSGIQITLSEEPDNFWYFNNGITILCDEIEPNWPGRRRPDETVELRLRRASVVNGAQTVTEIHKARELTPETVDDADVTVKVISLGAERGRYAARITETTNTQNDVSQRDFVALDNAQELIREDFDLSLQKLYVFKRGEADPAPESGCSVVHAAIALACAHRTPELTVRAKRDTDLLWERGRSGAYPRLFGEIPSAFRIWRSVCIHRAVGEALDALRKRVYGRAADTAQRGDLLVAHLVFQLLDIDDIDEPAYNLEAVIAAVPDLAGAVLSWLIHHVDARFGPTSFLTSTFTNETKCRELARLVLPDVRSRRPVPKLPENYQPPAQRTRRARRPDTVPTLVNAGLLADSTPLTYIPGNVPEARAVKEWIAADSRRAQAIWQNDRSKPLLWAYDGQHYSANKLVLRIWELAGWDEAPTSVQAPARWTPDGKRNLYELATEWLDSQNDED
- a CDS encoding WXG100 family type VII secretion target, with the protein product MPHEHFSIHPEPVTALAKDFTASADHLDSRVSDFAKRAENVDDAFGVMSESTEVLSQYVEMTRHTATSLQELCTGLRNYGSGLHHTMASYQGADIAQAQQFGGN